A stretch of Vannielia litorea DNA encodes these proteins:
- a CDS encoding ATP-binding protein has translation MSFNLLVAVSLLYVGFLFLVAFLAERRAQRGMPRWLRSPIIYTLSLSVYCTAWTFYGAVGYAARSGLEYLTIYLGPTLVLTGWWLVLRKLVRVGRTQRITSIADLISNRYGKSNALGVLVTLLAVIGTTPYIALQLQSVTLSLDVFAQASAEGQAELSARNALWVAGGLALFTILFGTRNLDANERHHGVVTAIAVEAVVKLIALLAVGIFVVWGLAGGVGDMLARIDASPMAEWPLHPSRWAGLTFLSAAAIFCLPRMFQVLVVENSDEAHLATASWAFPLYLMLMSLFVVPIAVMGLERMPAGSNPDLFVLTLPLSEGRGGLAVLAFLGGLSSATSMVIVAAIALSTMVSNHIVMPLWLSRQQVGGVTMAGDVRAVVLTARRISIGGVLLLGYLYYRLSGGSEALAAIGLISFAGVAQALPALLGGLFWRGATRKGAMAGLVTGFALWAWTLFLPSFGPGGPIGAAILAEGPLEIDWLRPRALFGIEGLDPLVHSLFWSVGLNTLAFLTVSLSTFPGPLERLQSAQVVNVFAHTVGARGWARGSAEAEDLLMMAQRILGAGEAQALFRRQAEAQGKGGQLPEITPEFLGLLERELAGSVGAATAHAMVGQIAGGSSVLVEDLMRVADEAQQILEYSSQLEQKSDELARTARQLGEANEKLTQLSIQKDAFLSQISHELRTPMTSIRSFSELLRGGGLEEADQARFAGIIHDEARRLTRLLNDLLDLGVMENAQVSLNLAPVRLSDLLDRAVASGAPDGAALRIRRDLARERQQIVTDGDRLVQVFINLIANAAKYCDAPAPELRIEVGEEGGQMTVDFIDNGSGIAERSREIIFEKFARLTDTAAAGGAGLGLAICREIMTRLGGTVEYLPGKGGAAFRTRLPMAGQAGRAA, from the coding sequence CATCTACCTCGGGCCGACGCTGGTGCTGACCGGCTGGTGGCTGGTGCTGCGCAAGCTGGTGCGGGTGGGGCGGACGCAGCGGATCACCTCGATCGCCGACCTGATCTCGAACCGCTACGGCAAGTCGAACGCGCTGGGCGTGCTGGTGACGCTGCTCGCGGTCATCGGCACCACGCCCTACATCGCGCTCCAGCTCCAGTCTGTCACGCTCTCGCTCGATGTCTTTGCCCAGGCCTCGGCGGAGGGCCAGGCGGAGCTCTCGGCCCGCAACGCGCTCTGGGTCGCGGGCGGGCTGGCGCTGTTCACGATCCTCTTCGGCACCCGCAACCTGGATGCCAACGAGCGCCATCACGGCGTGGTCACCGCCATCGCGGTGGAGGCGGTGGTGAAACTCATCGCCCTGCTGGCGGTGGGGATCTTCGTGGTCTGGGGGCTGGCGGGGGGCGTGGGCGACATGCTGGCGCGGATCGACGCCTCGCCGATGGCCGAATGGCCGCTGCACCCGAGCCGCTGGGCGGGGCTCACCTTTCTCAGTGCCGCCGCGATCTTCTGCCTGCCCCGGATGTTCCAGGTGCTGGTCGTCGAGAACTCGGACGAGGCGCATCTGGCCACCGCCTCCTGGGCCTTTCCGCTCTACCTGATGCTGATGAGCCTCTTCGTGGTGCCGATTGCGGTGATGGGGCTGGAGCGGATGCCCGCGGGCTCCAACCCCGACCTCTTCGTGCTGACCCTGCCGCTCAGCGAGGGGCGGGGCGGGCTGGCGGTGCTGGCCTTCCTGGGCGGCCTCTCCAGCGCCACGAGCATGGTGATCGTGGCGGCCATCGCGCTCTCCACGATGGTCTCGAACCACATTGTCATGCCGCTCTGGCTCAGCCGCCAGCAGGTGGGCGGGGTCACCATGGCGGGCGACGTGCGCGCGGTGGTGCTGACGGCGCGGCGGATCTCGATCGGGGGCGTGCTGCTGCTGGGCTATCTCTATTACCGGCTCTCGGGCGGGTCGGAGGCGCTGGCGGCCATTGGCCTGATCTCCTTTGCCGGGGTCGCGCAGGCGCTGCCGGCGCTGCTGGGCGGGCTGTTCTGGCGCGGGGCCACGCGGAAGGGGGCGATGGCGGGGCTGGTCACCGGCTTTGCGCTCTGGGCCTGGACGCTGTTCCTGCCGAGTTTCGGGCCCGGCGGGCCGATCGGCGCGGCGATCCTCGCGGAGGGGCCGCTGGAGATCGACTGGCTGCGGCCGCGCGCGCTGTTCGGCATCGAGGGCCTCGACCCGCTGGTGCATTCGCTCTTCTGGTCGGTGGGGCTGAACACGCTGGCCTTTCTCACCGTGTCGCTCAGCACCTTTCCGGGCCCGCTGGAACGGCTGCAATCGGCGCAGGTGGTCAATGTCTTTGCCCATACCGTCGGCGCGCGCGGTTGGGCGCGGGGCAGCGCCGAGGCGGAAGACCTGCTGATGATGGCGCAGCGGATCCTCGGCGCGGGCGAGGCGCAGGCGCTGTTCCGACGGCAGGCGGAGGCGCAGGGCAAGGGCGGGCAGCTGCCCGAGATCACGCCCGAGTTTCTCGGCCTGCTGGAGCGCGAGCTGGCGGGATCGGTGGGCGCGGCCACGGCGCATGCGATGGTGGGCCAGATCGCGGGCGGCTCCTCGGTGCTGGTGGAAGACCTGATGCGGGTGGCCGACGAGGCGCAGCAGATCCTCGAATACTCCAGCCAGCTCGAACAGAAGTCCGACGAGCTGGCCCGCACCGCCCGCCAGCTTGGCGAGGCCAACGAGAAGCTGACCCAGCTCTCGATCCAGAAGGACGCCTTTCTCAGCCAGATCAGCCACGAGCTGCGCACCCCGATGACCTCGATCCGCTCGTTCAGCGAGCTGCTGCGCGGCGGCGGGCTGGAGGAGGCCGATCAGGCCCGCTTCGCCGGCATCATCCACGACGAGGCCCGCCGCCTGACGCGTCTGCTCAACGACCTGCTCGACCTCGGGGTGATGGAGAACGCACAGGTGAGCCTCAACCTCGCCCCGGTGCGGCTGTCGGACCTGCTCGACCGGGCGGTGGCCTCGGGCGCGCCCGATGGCGCGGCGCTGCGCATCCGGCGCGACCTGGCCCGCGAGCGCCAGCAGATCGTCACCGATGGCGACCGGCTGGTGCAGGTCTTCATCAACCTCATCGCCAATGCCGCCAAGTATTGTGACGCGCCGGCGCCCGAACTCAGGATCGAGGTGGGCGAGGAGGGCGGCCAGATGACGGTGGACTTCATCGACAACGGCAGCGGGATTGCCGAGCGCTCGCGGGAGATCATCTTCGAGAAATTCGCAAGGCTGACCGATACCGCCGCCGCCGGAGGCGCGGGGCTCGGGCTGGCGATCTGCCGCGAGATCATGACCCGGCTGGGCGGCACGGTGGAATATCTGCCGGGCAAGGGCGGCGCCGCCTTTCGCACCCGGTTGCCGATGGCCGGGCAGGCCGGGCGTGCGGCCTGA
- a CDS encoding FliM/FliN family flagellar motor switch protein has translation MPDGAMTDTSRDPVLRRKLAAAAPDPALAVAGLPPVEKALGLAMARVSDRMMRLVVAAEAAAQATRSLAELLDELPANGLYAVLEGPQEAQGVMVLDNALMGALIEQQTAGALSPGAPVARKPTRTDAALCADWIDAVLRALAETYVEAAQASWLSGFGFSCHLPDARPLGLMLEDEPYRVLDFALDLGSGARKGAGKLILPALGRAPEGRPASTGEPGAAPHPDARAAWERRMEAQVMDAEVTLLAVLHRTERSIGQVLDFAPGDLLALPPGALGALRLETGDGTAVACGRLGQSAGVRAVRLVEAGETGEAQEDPLGAAMAALDDEGADRAAGLPRMPETEPLPDLPELPDLPELDGFDGMGEDPDSLAGLDDDDLPELPELPGGGGAGAGGLPDLPEMADLPDLESRTAS, from the coding sequence ATGCCCGATGGAGCCATGACCGACACATCACGAGACCCTGTGCTGCGCCGGAAGCTCGCCGCCGCCGCGCCCGACCCGGCGCTGGCCGTGGCCGGGCTGCCGCCTGTCGAAAAGGCGCTGGGCCTCGCCATGGCGCGGGTGTCGGACAGGATGATGCGGCTGGTGGTGGCCGCCGAGGCCGCCGCCCAGGCCACCCGGTCGCTGGCCGAACTGCTCGACGAGCTGCCGGCCAACGGGCTCTATGCGGTGCTGGAGGGCCCGCAGGAGGCGCAGGGCGTGATGGTGCTCGACAACGCGCTAATGGGCGCGCTGATCGAGCAGCAGACGGCGGGCGCGCTCTCGCCCGGCGCGCCGGTGGCCCGCAAGCCGACCCGGACCGATGCCGCGCTCTGCGCCGACTGGATCGACGCGGTGCTGCGCGCCCTGGCCGAAACCTACGTGGAGGCGGCGCAGGCGAGCTGGCTCTCGGGCTTCGGATTTTCGTGCCACCTGCCCGATGCCCGCCCGCTCGGCCTGATGCTGGAGGACGAGCCCTACCGCGTGCTCGATTTCGCGCTCGATCTCGGGTCCGGCGCGCGCAAGGGCGCGGGCAAGCTGATTCTGCCCGCGCTGGGCCGCGCGCCGGAGGGGCGGCCCGCCAGCACCGGCGAGCCGGGCGCGGCGCCGCATCCCGATGCCCGCGCGGCCTGGGAGCGGCGGATGGAGGCGCAGGTGATGGATGCCGAGGTCACCCTGCTCGCCGTGCTGCACCGGACCGAGCGCAGCATCGGCCAGGTGCTCGATTTCGCCCCGGGCGACCTGCTGGCGCTGCCGCCGGGCGCGTTGGGGGCGCTCCGGCTGGAAACCGGCGATGGCACGGCGGTGGCCTGCGGGCGGCTCGGCCAGAGCGCCGGCGTGCGGGCCGTGCGTCTGGTCGAGGCGGGCGAGACGGGCGAGGCGCAGGAGGATCCGCTGGGCGCGGCGATGGCGGCGCTGGACGACGAGGGGGCCGACCGCGCGGCGGGGCTGCCGAGGATGCCGGAGACGGAGCCGCTGCCCGATCTGCCCGAGTTGCCCGATCTGCCCGAACTCGACGGGTTCGACGGCATGGGCGAGGATCCGGACAGCCTTGCCGGGCTGGACGACGACGACCTGCCCGAACTGCCCGAGCTGCCGGGCGGGGGTGGCGCCGGGGCGGGCGGCCTGCCCGACCTGCCGGAGATGGCCGATCTCCCGGACCTCGAGAGCCGGACCGCCAGCTGA
- a CDS encoding TIGR01244 family sulfur transferase: MPALRQLTPKLSVSPQISPDEVQALAEAGFATIICNRPDGEVPPGLQASDVGAAAEAAGLTFIVNPVVHSSMTDEVIARQREAIEAAPGPVLAYCQSGTRCTVLWMLGAAPDTPPAELIEAAARAGYDLGMLTPRLEALHQG; encoded by the coding sequence ATGCCAGCGCTTCGCCAGCTCACGCCCAAGCTCTCGGTCTCGCCGCAGATTTCTCCCGACGAGGTCCAGGCCCTGGCCGAGGCGGGCTTCGCCACGATCATCTGCAACCGGCCCGACGGCGAGGTGCCGCCCGGGCTCCAGGCCAGCGACGTGGGCGCGGCAGCCGAGGCGGCGGGCCTCACCTTCATCGTCAACCCCGTGGTGCACTCGTCGATGACCGACGAGGTGATCGCCCGGCAGCGCGAGGCGATCGAGGCCGCCCCCGGCCCGGTGCTGGCCTATTGCCAGTCGGGCACCCGCTGCACCGTGCTCTGGATGCTCGGCGCCGCGCCCGACACGCCGCCCGCCGAGCTGATCGAGGCCGCCGCCCGCGCGGGCTACGACCTGGGCATGCTCACACCCCGGCTCGAGGCCCTGCACCAGGGCTGA
- a CDS encoding TraR/DksA family transcriptional regulator: MTDLMTRKAALEKRLAELDDRLHEIRDELVSHNSADWEELATEREEDEVLEGQGLQGQAEMAAIRAALDRIEAGDYGFCTRCGTEISQERLDLLPHTPFCKACAR; the protein is encoded by the coding sequence ATGACCGACCTCATGACCCGCAAGGCCGCGCTGGAGAAGCGCCTCGCCGAGCTTGACGATCGTCTGCACGAGATCCGCGACGAGCTGGTGAGCCACAACTCCGCCGATTGGGAGGAGCTGGCGACCGAGCGCGAGGAGGACGAGGTGCTGGAGGGGCAGGGGCTTCAGGGCCAGGCCGAAATGGCCGCCATCCGCGCTGCGCTGGACCGCATCGAGGCGGGCGACTACGGGTTCTGCACCCGGTGCGGCACCGAGATCTCGCAGGAGCGGCTCGACCTGCTGCCGCATACACCCTTCTGCAAGGCCTGCGCGCGCTGA
- a CDS encoding enoyl-CoA hydratase-related protein, with the protein MASPVKLKVLDGVARIVIDAPPVNAQSLAVRRGLWEAVRMAEADPKVRALAILGAGRNFSAGAEISEFEGAGQEPWFGTVFNRIEACAKPVVAGIAGAALGGGLELALACHFRLAAPDAKLGLPEVKLGLVPGAGGTQRTPRLIGAEAALRMMLTGEPMGARAAEKLGLVDGVVEGDLAETTLALARELGQAGEGPTRRSRDARAGLEDPRGFEAAIAAARAALAADPARARLEAPHRVIDCIEGALLLPFETGLAYELDAFEELRAGRQSAALRHVFFAERAAARPARLGGEKPGVVARIGVVGGGKAGAELAAAAAARGVGVRLMEQDTAHVQAAKVRIEALLAAEVAAGRMKAEAVASALERVTGTEEDDGLAGCDLVIETLPDESGLKGDLLARLSELLGAGPVLATCARSPELDLLAAPLAHPDRFIALRFSEAAHQAGLVEVGALEGASGEAVALGFGLARALGLQAVFAEPAVVALVAGAGRAAAEEQVARGEASAEEVNAAWAGFGLAPPMEGAGMADLAAWRAEALVRPACLAMANAAALMLAQGAVETAAALDVAMIAAGTFPREAGGPLHWAEAEGLAKVEAALAERAESHGAALWEPAPQFGELVKNGLGWADL; encoded by the coding sequence ATGGCATCTCCGGTCAAGCTCAAGGTTTTGGATGGCGTGGCGCGGATCGTGATCGACGCGCCCCCGGTGAACGCGCAATCGCTGGCGGTGCGCAGGGGCCTGTGGGAGGCCGTGCGCATGGCCGAGGCCGATCCGAAGGTGCGGGCGCTGGCGATCCTTGGCGCGGGGCGCAACTTTTCGGCCGGGGCGGAGATCTCGGAATTCGAGGGCGCGGGCCAGGAGCCGTGGTTCGGCACGGTCTTCAACCGGATCGAGGCCTGCGCCAAGCCGGTGGTCGCGGGCATTGCCGGCGCGGCGCTGGGCGGCGGGCTGGAGCTGGCGCTGGCCTGCCATTTTCGCCTGGCCGCGCCCGATGCCAAGCTGGGCCTGCCGGAGGTGAAGCTGGGGCTGGTGCCCGGCGCGGGCGGCACCCAGCGCACGCCGCGCCTGATCGGCGCGGAAGCCGCGCTCAGGATGATGCTGACCGGCGAGCCGATGGGCGCGCGGGCGGCGGAGAAGCTGGGGCTGGTGGATGGCGTGGTGGAGGGCGACCTGGCCGAGACCACGCTGGCGCTGGCCCGCGAGCTGGGGCAGGCCGGCGAGGGGCCGACCCGGCGCAGCCGCGATGCAAGGGCCGGGCTGGAGGATCCGCGCGGCTTCGAGGCGGCGATCGCCGCGGCCCGGGCGGCACTGGCTGCCGATCCGGCGCGGGCGCGGCTGGAGGCGCCGCACCGGGTGATCGACTGCATCGAGGGCGCGCTGTTGCTGCCCTTCGAGACCGGGCTGGCCTATGAGCTGGACGCCTTCGAGGAGCTGCGCGCCGGCCGCCAGTCGGCGGCGCTGCGGCATGTGTTCTTTGCCGAGCGCGCCGCGGCCCGCCCGGCGCGGCTGGGCGGAGAGAAGCCCGGCGTGGTGGCCAGGATCGGGGTCGTGGGCGGCGGCAAGGCGGGGGCCGAGCTGGCCGCGGCGGCGGCGGCGCGGGGCGTCGGGGTGCGGCTGATGGAGCAGGACACCGCCCATGTGCAGGCGGCGAAGGTGCGGATCGAGGCGCTGCTGGCCGCCGAGGTGGCGGCGGGTCGGATGAAGGCCGAGGCAGTGGCCTCGGCGCTGGAGCGTGTGACGGGCACCGAGGAGGACGACGGGCTCGCAGGCTGCGACCTCGTGATCGAGACCCTGCCCGACGAGAGCGGGCTGAAGGGCGACCTCTTGGCGCGGCTTTCGGAGCTTCTGGGCGCGGGGCCAGTGCTGGCGACCTGCGCCCGCAGCCCGGAGCTGGACCTGCTGGCCGCACCCCTGGCGCACCCTGACAGGTTCATCGCCCTGCGCTTTTCGGAGGCCGCGCACCAGGCGGGGCTGGTCGAGGTAGGGGCGCTGGAGGGCGCCTCTGGCGAGGCGGTGGCGCTGGGCTTCGGGCTGGCGCGGGCGCTGGGGCTCCAGGCCGTCTTTGCCGAGCCCGCGGTGGTGGCGCTGGTGGCCGGCGCGGGCCGGGCCGCGGCGGAGGAGCAGGTGGCGCGCGGCGAGGCCAGCGCCGAAGAGGTGAACGCGGCCTGGGCCGGGTTCGGGCTGGCGCCGCCGATGGAGGGGGCCGGGATGGCCGACCTCGCGGCGTGGCGCGCCGAGGCGCTGGTGCGGCCGGCCTGCCTTGCCATGGCCAACGCGGCTGCGCTGATGCTGGCGCAGGGCGCGGTGGAGACCGCCGCCGCGCTGGATGTGGCAATGATCGCCGCGGGGACCTTTCCGCGCGAGGCGGGCGGGCCGCTGCACTGGGCCGAGGCCGAGGGGCTGGCGAAGGTGGAGGCGGCGCTGGCGGAGCGGGCCGAAAGCCACGGCGCGGCGCTCTGGGAGCCTGCGCCGCAGTTCGGCGAGCTGGTGAAGAACGGGCTGGGCTGGGCGGATCTCTGA
- a CDS encoding DUF2312 domain-containing protein codes for MSDVYEGESGTSAPSTYRVAADELRQFIERFERLEAEKKDIADQQKEVMAEAKGRGYDTKVMRKVIALRKREPDDIAEEEAVLDMYKQALGMS; via the coding sequence ATGAGCGACGTCTACGAGGGCGAGAGCGGGACCAGCGCGCCGAGCACCTATCGTGTGGCCGCGGACGAGCTGCGCCAGTTCATCGAGCGGTTCGAGCGGCTGGAGGCCGAGAAGAAGGACATCGCAGACCAGCAGAAGGAAGTGATGGCCGAGGCCAAGGGCCGGGGCTATGACACCAAGGTGATGCGCAAGGTGATCGCGCTGCGCAAGCGTGAGCCCGACGACATTGCCGAGGAAGAGGCCGTGCTCGACATGTACAAGCAGGCGCTCGGCATGAGCTGA
- a CDS encoding Hint domain-containing protein, whose protein sequence is MPITITALDNEFAIASGANVNNGPGTSTFDSPLSANSNLTISSNQGDGTPYQFSVGDTYDISYSTTDGSTLLEDAVVVRSDHVDINGDQGGAVVFQGLDSGGEVIQVVWSPGFDLEGWYWANSKPGYPPGFFTTDQSAATSYGYVCFGFGTRIATEDGPVPVERLRAGQRVLTHDHGAQPVLWIGQSLVPGRAEAAPVRFSAGAFGNSAPLVLSQQHRVLMADPLAELHFGAAEVFVPARALVGLPGIDLVNLREIGYAHFLLPRHEVVEAEGLACESLYFGDVARARIGTEAQREIASVFPGLRGSLDLPQADGRSSLQLARPALKLYEARFLASLMWGVDLPAEPRGTAPGLIAA, encoded by the coding sequence ATGCCCATCACCATCACCGCGCTCGACAACGAGTTTGCCATCGCCAGCGGGGCCAACGTGAACAACGGGCCCGGCACCTCCACGTTCGACTCCCCGCTCAGCGCCAACTCCAACCTCACCATCTCCTCCAACCAGGGCGACGGGACTCCCTACCAGTTCTCGGTCGGCGACACCTACGATATTTCCTACTCAACCACCGACGGCAGCACCCTGCTGGAAGACGCGGTCGTTGTGCGATCCGACCATGTCGACATCAACGGCGACCAGGGGGGCGCGGTGGTGTTCCAGGGGCTCGACAGCGGCGGCGAGGTGATCCAGGTGGTCTGGTCTCCCGGCTTCGATCTCGAGGGCTGGTACTGGGCCAACTCCAAGCCGGGCTACCCGCCCGGCTTCTTCACCACCGACCAGAGCGCCGCCACGAGCTACGGCTATGTCTGCTTCGGCTTCGGCACCCGGATCGCCACCGAGGACGGGCCCGTGCCGGTGGAACGGCTCCGCGCCGGACAGCGCGTGCTCACCCATGACCACGGCGCGCAGCCGGTGCTCTGGATCGGCCAGAGCCTGGTGCCCGGCCGGGCCGAGGCCGCGCCGGTGCGCTTTTCCGCCGGCGCCTTCGGCAACTCGGCGCCGCTGGTGCTGTCGCAACAGCACCGGGTGCTCATGGCCGATCCGCTGGCCGAGCTGCACTTCGGGGCGGCCGAGGTCTTCGTACCGGCCCGCGCCCTGGTCGGCCTGCCGGGGATCGACCTCGTCAACCTTCGCGAGATCGGCTACGCCCACTTCCTGCTGCCCCGGCACGAGGTGGTCGAGGCCGAGGGGCTGGCCTGCGAAAGCCTCTATTTCGGCGATGTCGCCCGGGCCCGGATCGGCACCGAGGCCCAGCGCGAGATCGCCTCGGTCTTCCCCGGTCTGCGCGGCAGCCTTGACCTGCCCCAGGCCGACGGCCGATCCTCGCTGCAACTGGCCCGGCCCGCGCTCAAGCTCTACGAGGCCCGGTTTCTCGCCTCGCTGATGTGGGGGGTGGACCTGCCCGCCGAGCCGCGCGGCACCGCGCCGGGCCTCATCGCCGCCTGA
- a CDS encoding ABC transporter permease, whose product MAELSTGQGARRRWRFDGWSAGAVLIALLVLLPIAAVVVIAFTPRVNLWPHLASTVLPRYLENTGVLMLGVAALSAAMGTGAAWIVTMYRFPGRRWLEWALFLPLAVPAYVGAYALVDFLEYAGPVQTALREAFGWESARDYWFPRVRSRGAAVLVLSASLYPYVYLLARAAFREQPGGAYEVARALGAGPIARFWRVGLPLARPAIAAATAIVMMETVSDYGTVNHFAVQTLTTGIFSAWLESNNAGGAAQLACVILVLVLVLVTLERLSRRRARVHQGARGARPVSPESLGPVRRWLAFGLCMVPFALGFLLPVGVMLEHGLGPRADWLDPRLLDSLANSLVVGGIAAVVTVTAGLFMVYGVRLSGHALPRQLLPVTTLGYAAPGAVLGVGVLLPLAALDHRLADGVLALTGWDPGLMLTGSAAALVFAYVVRFFAIAQGAADAGFGRISPNIAHAARSLGRSRRGVLGAVYLPLMRASVGTALLLVFVDCVKELPATLLLRPFNYSTLAVRVYEEASLEHLPQAAPPALMICAVGLAAVALLARANR is encoded by the coding sequence ATGGCAGAACTGAGCACGGGGCAGGGGGCGCGGCGGCGCTGGCGGTTCGACGGCTGGTCGGCCGGGGCGGTGCTCATTGCGCTGCTGGTTCTGCTGCCGATCGCGGCGGTCGTGGTGATCGCCTTCACCCCGCGGGTCAACCTCTGGCCGCATCTCGCCTCGACCGTGCTGCCGCGCTACCTGGAAAACACCGGCGTGCTGATGCTGGGCGTGGCCGCGCTTTCGGCGGCGATGGGCACCGGGGCGGCGTGGATCGTGACCATGTACCGCTTTCCGGGGCGGCGCTGGCTGGAGTGGGCGCTGTTTCTGCCGCTGGCGGTGCCGGCCTACGTGGGGGCCTACGCGCTGGTGGACTTTCTCGAATACGCGGGCCCGGTGCAGACCGCGCTGCGCGAGGCCTTCGGCTGGGAAAGCGCGCGGGACTACTGGTTTCCGCGGGTCCGGTCGCGCGGGGCGGCGGTGCTGGTGCTCTCGGCCTCGCTCTATCCCTACGTCTACCTGCTGGCGCGCGCCGCCTTCCGCGAGCAGCCGGGCGGGGCCTACGAGGTGGCCCGCGCGCTGGGCGCGGGGCCGATCGCGCGGTTCTGGCGGGTGGGCCTGCCGCTGGCCCGCCCGGCCATCGCCGCGGCCACGGCCATCGTGATGATGGAGACGGTGAGCGACTACGGCACGGTGAACCACTTTGCCGTGCAGACGCTGACGACGGGCATCTTCTCGGCCTGGCTGGAGAGCAACAATGCCGGCGGCGCCGCCCAGCTGGCCTGCGTGATCCTGGTGCTGGTGCTGGTGCTGGTGACGCTGGAGCGGCTCTCGCGCCGCCGCGCCCGGGTGCACCAGGGCGCGCGCGGGGCCCGCCCGGTCAGCCCCGAGTCGCTGGGCCCGGTGCGCCGCTGGCTGGCCTTCGGGCTCTGCATGGTGCCCTTCGCGCTGGGCTTCCTGCTGCCGGTGGGGGTGATGCTGGAGCACGGGCTGGGCCCCAGGGCCGACTGGCTCGACCCGCGCCTGCTCGACTCGCTGGCCAACTCGCTGGTGGTGGGCGGGATCGCCGCAGTGGTGACGGTGACGGCCGGGCTCTTCATGGTTTATGGCGTGCGGCTCTCGGGCCATGCCCTGCCGCGACAGCTGCTGCCGGTCACCACGCTGGGCTATGCCGCGCCGGGTGCGGTGCTGGGCGTCGGCGTGCTGCTGCCGCTGGCCGCGCTCGACCATCGGCTCGCCGACGGCGTGCTGGCGCTCACCGGCTGGGACCCGGGGCTGATGCTGACCGGCTCGGCGGCGGCGCTGGTCTTTGCCTATGTGGTGCGGTTCTTCGCCATCGCCCAGGGCGCGGCGGATGCGGGCTTCGGGCGGATCTCGCCCAACATCGCCCACGCCGCCCGCTCGCTGGGGCGCAGCCGGCGCGGCGTGCTGGGCGCGGTCTACCTGCCCTTGATGCGCGCCTCGGTGGGCACGGCGCTGCTGCTGGTCTTCGTGGACTGCGTGAAGGAGCTGCCCGCGACCCTGCTGCTGCGTCCGTTCAACTACTCGACCCTCGCCGTGCGGGTCTACGAGGAGGCCTCGCTGGAGCACCTGCCCCAGGCCGCCCCGCCCGCGCTGATGATCTGCGCGGTCGGGCTGGCGGCGGTGGCCCTGCTGGCGCGGGCGAACCGCTAG
- a CDS encoding D-lyxose/D-mannose family sugar isomerase translates to MKRSRINEIMAAADEMIRANGFTLPPFAYWTPEEFKARATDARHVIDARCGWDITDYGDGRFDEMGLFLFTLRNGLLGDLQRGGGMCYAEKLLISRQDQLSPMHTHALKAEDIINRGGATLVVELYGSDDAGNYAEDRGGTVWLDGLRHDYAPGEKLHLAPGESVTLRPGDWHAFWGEGGDVLIGEVSTVNDDETDNIFRDPIGRFAEIEEDEAPTHLLVSDYKTRLP, encoded by the coding sequence ATGAAACGCTCCCGCATCAACGAGATCATGGCCGCGGCCGACGAGATGATCCGCGCCAACGGCTTCACCCTGCCGCCTTTCGCCTATTGGACGCCCGAGGAGTTCAAGGCCCGCGCCACCGACGCGCGCCACGTGATCGACGCCCGCTGCGGCTGGGACATCACCGACTACGGCGATGGCCGGTTTGACGAAATGGGCCTGTTCCTGTTCACCCTGCGCAACGGCCTGCTGGGCGACCTGCAACGCGGCGGCGGCATGTGCTACGCCGAGAAGCTGCTGATCTCGCGGCAAGACCAGCTCTCGCCGATGCACACCCATGCCCTCAAGGCCGAAGACATCATCAACCGCGGCGGCGCCACGCTGGTGGTGGAGCTCTACGGCTCCGACGACGCCGGGAATTATGCCGAGGACAGGGGCGGCACCGTCTGGCTCGACGGCCTGCGCCACGACTACGCCCCCGGCGAAAAGCTGCACCTGGCCCCGGGCGAGAGCGTCACGCTGCGCCCGGGCGACTGGCACGCCTTCTGGGGCGAAGGCGGCGACGTGCTGATCGGCGAGGTCTCGACCGTCAACGACGACGAAACCGACAACATCTTCCGCGACCCCATCGGCCGCTTTGCCGAGATCGAGGAAGACGAAGCCCCCACGCACCTTCTGGTCAGCGACTACAAGACCCGCCTGCCCTGA